The region ATGCTGGAGAGCTATTGGAGGTCACTAAGTCCACGCTAAGGATGCTCTCCTTGATAGAATCATGAAGGCTGCTAGAACCTAGacgacggggtgcctgggtggctcagtgggttaaagcctctgtcttcagctcaggtcatgatcccaggtcctgggactgagcccctaatcgggttctctgctcagcagggagcctggttcctcctctctctctgcctgcttctctgcctacttgtgatctctgtctgtcaaataaataaaatcttcaaaaaaaaaaaaaaggaactgagaGGGCAATAACTTACCCACTTAAGGGCTCACTGCTATTTCGTGTTGTGTCCCTGTACCACCGAAAATCAGAAGCAGTGCTGAGTCCCTTTCCCCACTGCACGCACAGATCCTGATGGAATGTCTTAATGACCCTGCCCTTACAAAgcctaaataaaaagaaagcaatctcACTCTGATAGAGTAGGTAAGACCTTAACCTTACTAGGTTTCAAAAACCTACCAAAGTggatataaaaaaattaaaaaacaaaaaagcaaaaaaacctaCCAAAGTGGAAAAGATCTAATCCCCGAAGAAACAGGCCATTTGCCACCACTTGGTTTTTTTCCAGCAGAAGGGACTGAGGAAACCATCAGAACCCAGACCCAGAAACAATCAAGGAATACTACAGGTGAAGATTCTGCCCACGGCACTTACTCGGCAGAGCGGCCTATGGCTGGGGTCTGGTTCTGTACTAGGGAGGGCTACTTTTCATCTCTGAGGCAGGGGCAGTTGTGCTCTCAGGGGACACTGATTGCTGGGCCTGAGAAGCTGGAGCTTGGGACTCAGGGGCTGAGGACGCGGTGGCAGGGAATTCCTGACTTAGCTCCTGGCCCGCTGGTGGCAGAGTCTCAAAAGCCTGTGCAACTGGCTTCTTCTGAAACTCTTGGACAGGCGCAGACTGGCTGGGAGAAATCTCTTGGACCGAAGAGTTGCTCTGGAGGGTCTGCTGCTTGTGATAGAAGGCCTGAAAGTCCTGGACAGCAAGGGTGACCCGAAGGTTCACAGGTTGGGCCTGAAAAGATTGGGACGTTGGGACCTGGATCAGAGACCCAGGGGGGGCCAGACCCTCCGACTGGGGAGCCTGAGCCCCTGAAGACGGAGTTTGAGAGGCCAGGGGAATATTCTCCAGCTGGCTCTGGGAGGCCAGTGGGACTTGGAGGTGGCTCTGTGCAGCCGCAGACACCGGGGGGTGACTTTGAGAGGCCGAAAGGATCTGGAGGTTGCTCTGTGCGGGCACTCGCACCAAGTTATGGACCTGAGAGGCCAGAGAAACCGAGAAGTGGTCCCAAGAGGCCACAGGCACAAAGGGCTGGTTCTGAGAGGCACGGACCACTGTAGGCTGTGTCATCGAGGACAAGGGGACAGCAGGCTGACTCTCAGAGGCAACACCCAGCAGAGGAGGGCTGGTAGAAGCCAAGGAGGCAGCAGACTGGCCTGCAGAGGCGAGAGTGGCCACAGGCTGGCTTCTGGAAACACAGAGAGCTAGAGGCTGGCGGGTAGAGGCCGAGGGAACGACAGGCAGGCTCCTGGAGGAGAGGACGGCTAGGGGCTGAGGCTGGTCGGAAGGAGACGGAGGGAACTCAGGCGTCGCCATATGAGTGAAAAACGATTCTTTCACAGGCCCTGGCAGCCCAGCCTCGGCGCCCAGAGACCCAGCATCAGGCCCTGGAGCGCGAACTCCCTCTGAACTCACGACAGCTTCAGGTTTGGGGCCCAGGTCCTCGCTGCCCAGGTTTTGCGCGTCGCCGCTCTCCTGGGCACCCGCCGTTTCGTCTTTGCCTTGGTCTTCCTGCTCCAGCGGGTTTTCGGGCCGGGCCGGGCAGGGCATACTCGGAGAAGCGGATCTAAGCAGGAACGTCCTGGGAGCGCAGCGCCGCCGGATCCGCGTCAAGCTGCGGGACACATTGCAGAGGGTGTGAGAGAGGCGCTGGCTCAGCGCGTTCACCGCGGTGGAGGACGGCACGTGGACGGGCTCCTTCAGGGACTCCTCAGCCGTCAGCTCGATGTTGCCGGTGTACCAGAAGACCCACCAGAGCAGGctgaagaagatgatgatggaACCCAGGTAGAGCAGCAGGTCGTAGAAGAGCAGAGACGCGAAGACCCCGGTGAACAGCAGGGTCGCGCCCACCGTGTCGAAGACCACGCCCAACCAGAAGAAATGCCTGCAGCGCCCGAGACCCGTGGGCTTCCTGGTCTCCACGCTGTTTCTTGAAAGCTCCATGACCTGCCACTGCCGCCACCGCCGCCAGATCCTCAGAGACCTAGCGGGCTGTGCAGCTGCAGGCCGGCTGTGGCCCCCGGGTCGCCATGGCAACGCCCGGGGGTGCGCCGCCGCGCAGGGGGGCGGGGCGAGAGGGCGGGAAAAACGAGGCCCCGCCCCAGAGAGTAGCGCATGCGCAGTACTCCCCGTCGCCCGCGCACCAATTCTCCCCGCATGCGCAGTGTTTTTGCCCACTGCGTCACTCTTGTGTTCCCCCAGCGTGGAGTCTGGCATGTGGGGACACGAGTGtgggaatttacttttttttaaaaaaatattttatttatttatttgacagagagagagatcacaagtaggcagagaggcaggcagagagagagggggaagcaggctccctgctgagcagagagcccaatgcggggctcgatcagaggaccctgagatcatgacctgagctgaaggcagaggcctaacccactgagccacccaggtgccccaagggccCTCTTTTTGGAAACTCTTTCCCCACGTGGGAGAGCAGCGTGGATCCCAGGTGCTGCCCCCTTCTGAGGAGGTCACGgcgttttctttgttttggtgaATTGGCCAGATTAGGATCACGTGTCAGATCTCCCTTCCCATCTTATCCGTTTGCTGGTAGTGACATTCTTGTGCTAGTTAATAAAAGACCTAGAAGTGAATTCTTGAGGCTTTTTCCACTCTACATGTCCTTCCTCTTCATTGTTACCACTTTTGATCACCTGCTTGCCCAGACCCTTGAGAGTACTTAAATAACAGCTTTTCCCACTAATCCCAACAGAGTAAGGTAGGAAGACTGTGTCAAAAATAGGAGGATCCACTGGAGCCCGAAAACTACGATAGATTAAAAGTGAGCTCATTTGAAGCTTGAGAATTGGGTGTGAGAATATTAAAACTAGTATAAGACCTAGTGTCATTCGGGTTCTGTTAATAAAATGTCATAGCCAAGCACTGACCTTCAGTCCCCCAGTTGTtcaagg is a window of Meles meles chromosome 21, mMelMel3.1 paternal haplotype, whole genome shotgun sequence DNA encoding:
- the LOC123933960 gene encoding fibrous sheath CABYR-binding protein-like yields the protein MELSRNSVETRKPTGLGRCRHFFWLGVVFDTVGATLLFTGVFASLLFYDLLLYLGSIIIFFSLLWWVFWYTGNIELTAEESLKEPVHVPSSTAVNALSQRLSHTLCNVSRSLTRIRRRCAPRTFLLRSASPSMPCPARPENPLEQEDQGKDETAGAQESGDAQNLGSEDLGPKPEAVVSSEGVRAPGPDAGSLGAEAGLPGPVKESFFTHMATPEFPPSPSDQPQPLAVLSSRSLPVVPSASTRQPLALCVSRSQPVATLASAGQSAASLASTSPPLLGVASESQPAVPLSSMTQPTVVRASQNQPFVPVASWDHFSVSLASQVHNLVRVPAQSNLQILSASQSHPPVSAAAQSHLQVPLASQSQLENIPLASQTPSSGAQAPQSEGLAPPGSLIQVPTSQSFQAQPVNLRVTLAVQDFQAFYHKQQTLQSNSSVQEISPSQSAPVQEFQKKPVAQAFETLPPAGQELSQEFPATASSAPESQAPASQAQQSVSPESTTAPASEMKSSPP